AGCTCAATTGAGTTCACTTCAAGTGCCGTTCACCATGGCTCCAGCATTCAAGCCCTTTCTCTCTGAGTTGGACAATCCTCAGCACTACGCCGAGCTTAAGCAAAGAATCGAAGCCGGCAAGTTGAGTGACGCCAAAGAGGCCACCAGCGAGCAGTCAAAGCTTCTTTACCCTGAGTATTTGGTTGCTACCACTCCAGCAGAAGCCAACAAATACAACAACCAGAAAAATGTTGACGGCGCCAAAACCGATAAGGGCCACCTTGGAGATCCAGagttcaagagcttgttcaacaagccCCACAAGAAAATTGACTTGTCTCCAAACTTTGGAACAGAGATCGAAGGGATTCAGCTTAGTGAACTTGACGACCAGGGCAAAAACGATTTGGCTCTATTCCTTGAAACTCGTGGGTTGGCGATCTTTCGCAACCAGGACTTCAGAGACAAAGGTCCTGAGTTCGCTGTGAACTTTGGCAAGTATTTCGGCCCATTGCACATTCATCCGGTTGCTTACTCTGCCAAAGATCACCCAGAGCTCTTTGTCACCTTCAGGAAAGCTGGCGATGGGTCCAGGTACGAGGAAGCCTTCAAATACACCACCGGCTCGTATGCGTGGCACTCAGAcgtttcttttgaagagtacccatcttcattttcctttttcGTTGCTTTGGAGGCTCCAGAAAGCGGAGGAGATACCCTTTTCATCGACGGCAGAGAAGCTTACAGGCGGTTGTCGCCTCAGGTGCAAAAGTTCTTGGAGGGTCTCACTGCTATCCATTCCAACTACTACCAGAACAAAATGGCTACTCTCCGTAACCAAGTagccaaaatcaaagctGACTATTTCACGGAGCATCCTTTGGTGAGAACACATCCAGTAACTGGggaaaagagcttgttttTCTCGAGGGTGTTTatccaaaagatcaaggGCTTGAAAGCGTCAGAGTCGGATGCAATTCTCAACTTTTTGGAAGATCACGTCACCAACATCCCTGAGTTTCAAGTGAGAGCGGCTCACAGAGGCACCGATTCCAGATCGGTGATTGTTTGGGATAACAGGATCTTGTTGCACTCCCACTGCAATGACTTCTTGCAGCACGAGACTTCTGCCAGGCACCACTTTAGGATCACCAACATTGGAGAGAAACCATACTTGGACACCGAGGGGAGCCTGAGTGATGACGAAAAGCCTAAGGCCTACTAACGGTTAGAACTAAAACAAAATGGATTGTGTTTAGCTACTAGTGTATAGCAATGCTACAGGTAgcattttttgaacaacTGAAGAATATAGGTGGATTATAGCCTTAGCAAGTCAACAGAGAGCTTCTTTATATCAATATCCGCATAAAGCAGTAGTTGTGCTTTTGTGGATATTCCATCGGCTGGCTGCCATGCATATATGTGCTGACTTTCAAGTACCCCACAAATAGAAGCAACATACGAATTCTAGCAAAAGttaaaaagagaagaagcggaaaaaaaaaaataaatttCCTAGCCAATAATGGCAATCGCTACACCCATCTCGATAGTTGTCCCTTCTTCTCTCATTTGAGCCAACTATGTATGTCACCACGTAGGCgccattttgcacccaaaagGCGCTTTCCAAGTACGGTACATTTCGCACACACATCTCTCATTGAAATTCAACGGACTACTTCCTCCTCATGCCCTCTGAACTCTACTACGAGGCCCTTCCTTCACAATTGAAACCCATTCACTATGACTTGTCTGTGTTTGACTTAAATTTGGACAATGACACTTACAACGGTGTGGTGGTGATCGATTTGCAGGTTGTAGAGGAGACGGATGAGTTGCACTTGCACTATAGAGACTTGAAAATTGGCGAGATCAAGGTAAAAGTTGGAGAGCGGTCAATTGAGGCGAAGGTGGCTTCCATAGATGAGAAAAAGGAGTTCTTTGTGGTGAAGTTCTCTGAGCAAGTCTTCccaaaagatgaaaagatTCAGGCGACTATTACCTACAGCGGAATTATCCAGACTAACATGGCGGGCTTGTACAAGTCCTCGTATAAGGAGAATGGCGAGACAAAGTACATGATGCTGACACAATTCGAGGCTACTGATGCCCGTCGGGCTTTCCCTTGTATGGACGAACCAGCGTTGAAAGCAACATTCGTGGTCCACATCACCTCGGATGCTCATTACACCGTTTTGGGCAACACCCCTGTAGAAAAGGTCGAGGAGAAGGGTgacaagaaaatcaccTCGTTCCAAAAAACTCCTATCATGTCTACGTACCTCTTGGCGTGGGCGTTGGGCGAGCTCGAGTACATTGAAGGCTTCACTGAAGACAAGTACTTCAACGACAAGCCTTTGCCGGTGAGAATCTACACCACAAATGGGTACACCAAAGACGCAGAGTTTGCGCTTTCATTGGCACCTAGGATCGTCGActacttctccaaaatctTCGAGATCAAGTACCCATTGCCCAAGTTGGACCTTTTGGCGGTTCATTCCTTCTCCCACAATGCCATGGAGAACTGGGGTCTCATCACTTACAGGTTTACTGCTCTCTTATACAATCCGGACACGTCTGATCCGGAATACAAGCAAAAAGTGGCCTACGTTGTTGCTCACGAGATTGCTCACCAATGGTTCGGTAACTTGGTGACCATGCAATGGTGGGATGAGCTTTGGCTCAACGAGGGTTTCGCCACTTGGGTTGGATATGCTGCTGTGGATTACCTTTTCCCAGAATGGGACATGTTCAGTGCTTTCGCTTCCTCCTCGTTGCAAACGGCCCTCAAGTTGGATGGCTTGAGAAACTCCCATCCTATCAAAGTGCCTGTTGTCAGTGCTTTGGAGATTGATCAATTATTTGACCAGATTTCCTATTTGAAGGGTGCCTCTACCATTCTTATGCTTTCGGCATACTTGGGCACCggcatcttcttgaaaggTGTTGCACACTACTTGAATGCAAACAAATATGGAAATGCCACTTCTTTGGCCCTTTGGAAGAGCCTTTCTGAGACTTCTGGACATCCTGTTGCTAAGATGATGGACTCCTGGATTAATAAGATTGGGTTTCCTGTTATTAACGTGGAACAGGAGGGCAAGAATCTTGTCTTGAAGCAGTCTAGATTTTTgaatggtggtggtgtcAAACCCGAGGACGACCAGACCGTGTGGTGGGTGCCCCTCAACGCTTGCGGAGACAATGTGCAACtgttgaaagaagacaTCATTGACAAGAAAGTGACTACGATCGAGAACTATACTGTTGAAGgtttcttcaagctcaatcAGGACTCGCAAGCTGTCATCAGAGTCGACTACTCCCCagatattcttcaaaataaTGTCTTCCCATACTTTGACAAACTTAGTTCCAAGGACAAGGTCGGGGTTATCGCCGATGTTGCATCTATTGCTATGTCAGGAAATGAGAACACAGACACGATCACTTTCTTGGAGCTTGTCAAGTCGATTGTTCTTGATAGCGACAAAATTGGCGAGTCCTATGTTGCTTGGTTAGAGCTTTGCTCACGTTTGTCCTCTTTGAAGACAACTTTTAGCggtgaggatgaggagctCAGTGAAAACCTTGTCAGTTTCATCCAAAAGGTGTACGCCAAGTTGGCtgtcaagttgttgagcGAGCAGGTTGAGGTCAACGATGTGCTAAAAGCTAAGCTTAAGGCGCAAATCCTAAACAGCGCAGCTACTTATCATGTTCCAGAGGTCAAACAGATGGCCGAGACCTACTTCGACGGCTGGAAACAGTCCAAGATCATCGATCCGGCCATGAGGTATTTCACATTTTCCTCGATTCTTTCATCTAGTGCTGTCACAGAAGATGACGTGAAGGTTGTCATGGACGAGGTTATCAACCCTTCTGCATTGGATTCCAGAGAGGTGGCCTTGAGTGCCTTGGGTAACATCCTGAGTCCTGAGCTTGCCAAAAATATCATTTCTACGCTTACTGATATCAACATTGTGCCCGTCATGGACGCCCACTTCTTAGCTGGCAACATCTCGAAGAACACCGCCGTGAGGGACCTCTTGTGggagttcatcaaggagaactACTCAACGTTGCACAAGTTGATGTCGACAAACATGGTCGTCTTGGACAGGTTCATCAGATTCACCCTTGGCAACTACCAGCTGGAAGCCATGGCTGATGACGTTGAGGCGTTCTTCAAGGATCGTGATGTGAACGGTTTCGAGAGGTCATTATCGCAAGTGCTAGACTATATTAGAATCAACGCTGCTTGGTTCAAAAGAGACCACGTCCGTGTCAAGGAGTGGTTGACCAAAAACAATTTTTAGTTCCCAAGCAGCTTTTAGATCAAAGTAAACTTCTACATATCCAATTACAGGACCATCGTCTTCTATTGATGTAGATACCACATCTGAATCTACCCAGGGTCTATATAAAAGCATATTAACAAGCGCTCAATTAAGCTTCAACTTTGTTCTCGTGAGTGGCAGCATATCTTCCCGAAGGATCAGCGTGGCAGCCCCACTCAGCCTTTGGAATCCATCTCATGACAGTGGAACCAGCGGCCTTGGAGCCGTGGAAcacttcatcaaacttGCAGCGGTACCAGTAAGCCTCCTTGGTAGTTGGCACATCGTCTCCCCACTCGGGTTTAGGGTTGGCAAGCATCTCGTCGGTGAC
This region of Candidozyma auris chromosome 6, complete sequence genomic DNA includes:
- a CDS encoding M1 family metallopeptidase, with protein sequence MPSELYYEALPSQLKPIHYDLSVFDLNLDNDTYNGVVVIDLQVVEETDELHLHYRDLKIGEIKVKVGERSIEAKVASIDEKKEFFVVKFSEQVFPKDEKIQATITYSGIIQTNMAGLYKSSYKENGETKYMMSTQFEATDARRAFPCMDEPALKATFVVHITSDAHYTVLGNTPVEKVEEKGDKKITSFQKTPIMSTYLLAWALGELEYIEGFTEDKYFNDKPLPVRIYTTNGYTKDAEFALSLAPRIVDYFSKIFEIKYPLPKLDLLAVHSFSHNAMENWGLITYRFTALLYNPDTSDPEYKQKVAYVVAHEIAHQWFGNLVTMQWWDELWLNEGFATWVGYAAVDYLFPEWDMFSAFASSSLQTALKLDGLRNSHPIKVPVVSALEIDQLFDQISYLKGASTILMLSAYLGTGIFLKGVAHYLNANKYGNATSLALWKSLSETSGHPVAKMMDSWINKIGFPVINVEQEGKNLVLKQSRFLNGGGVKPEDDQTVWWVPLNACGDNVQSLKEDIIDKKVTTIENYTVEGFFKLNQDSQAVIRVDYSPDILQNNVFPYFDKLSSKDKVGVIADVASIAMSGNENTDTITFLELVKSIVLDSDKIGESYVAWLELCSRLSSLKTTFSGEDEELSENLVSFIQKVYAKLAVKLLSEQVEVNDVLKAKLKAQILNSAATYHVPEVKQMAETYFDGWKQSKIIDPAMRYFTFSSILSSSAVTEDDVKVVMDEVINPSALDSREVALSALGNISSPELAKNIISTLTDINIVPVMDAHFLAGNISKNTAVRDLLWEFIKENYSTLHKLMSTNMVVLDRFIRFTLGNYQSEAMADDVEAFFKDRDVNGFERSLSQVLDYIRINAAWFKRDHVRVKEWLTKNNF
- a CDS encoding TauD/TfdA dioxygenase family protein, translated to MAPAFKPFLSELDNPQHYAELKQRIEAGKLSDAKEATSEQSKLLYPEYLVATTPAEANKYNNQKNVDGAKTDKGHLGDPEFKSLFNKPHKKIDLSPNFGTEIEGIQLSELDDQGKNDLALFLETRGLAIFRNQDFRDKGPEFAVNFGKYFGPLHIHPVAYSAKDHPELFVTFRKAGDGSRYEEAFKYTTGSYAWHSDVSFEEYPSSFSFFVALEAPESGGDTLFIDGREAYRRLSPQVQKFLEGLTAIHSNYYQNKMATLRNQVAKIKADYFTEHPLVRTHPVTGEKSLFFSRVFIQKIKGLKASESDAILNFLEDHVTNIPEFQVRAAHRGTDSRSVIVWDNRILLHSHCNDFLQHETSARHHFRITNIGEKPYLDTEGSSSDDEKPKAY